ATAATCTGCACACTCACACCGGTGAAGACGCCTTCTGGTACGTTGTCAGCGGCGCCATCAGATTTTACGGCGAAGGCGACAAGGTCCTCGGCGAATATCAAAAGGGCGAAGGCCTGTTGGTGCCGCGCGGCTTCAAATACTGGTTCGAAAGCGCCTCGAGCGAAACTCTGGAAGTTCTCCGCGTCACCGCCAAGGACCAAAACGTCGACAACAAGCGCGTCGACCTGTCACCGCAAAAAGATTGGATGATCCAACAGAACACCTTCGGCGCGCGCACCTAGCCGGCCGCTTGCTGAAATCGATATGTAGGGGGCGGTCGCGCGCCCCCTATTATTTACCGCTCTCCAACTCCTTCAACGCCTGACGCGCTAGCGAGAAATCCCGCACTTCATCGATGGGCCGTTTCTTATCGCCCAGTTTGACCATCAGCGCGTCCAGTTCGGCGTCCGTCATCAAACCGTCCCGGCTCAGTCCTTTTAGTTCGTAGTCGTAGGAATGGGCCGCCACTTCGGGCGACTGGGGTAGCCATTGCAACAGCGCTTGAATGGTCTCGTGGCGGTTTTCGAGAATGTAATGCTGGGCGCGTAGGAGCGCGCGCAAAGTCTTACGCACCACCAGCGAGTTTTCGCGAAGAAATTTTTCCGGCGTAAACACGCCGGCACCGGGCACGCCGACTTCCGGCGGACCGGCGAGGGTGGAGAACCCTTTTTGGCGCAGCATCAGATCATGGGGCGTGGCCACCGCCACGACATCGATGATGCCGCCGACCATCGCCTGATAACGCATCGACGCGTCGCCGATGACGATGGGCTGCACGGCGGCGGGATTGAAGCCTTTGGCGAGCATCAACTCGTCCGCCACCAAGTGATCCGAGCCGCGCAGCGTGGCGACGCCGAGCCGCTTGCCTTTGAGCTGTTGAATGTCTTTGATATCCGGCCGCGCGATCAGAAAATACGGCCCCTTCTTTTGGTGCACCATCACCAACTTGATCGGGAAGCCCTGCATCATGCCGCGAAAAGTACTGGTGAACGCGTCGGCGTAAGTTACGTCGCCGTTGATGATCGCGGTGGCGCTCAGGCGCGGATTCATCTGGATCATCTCGACTTCCAACCCTTCGGCTTTGAAATACCCCCGTGATTGCGCAATATGCTTCGGCGTGACGATGTTGCTGCGGCTGGCGTACGCGAAGCGAATTTTCTGCGGCGCTTCCGCCGCTCGGGCCGGTATAACCGAGCTGGACATCGCGCCGATCAGGATCGCGCTTAACAACCGCAATAATTTACTGGCCATGGAATTCCCTCCCAATCAATTGGCTTT
Above is a genomic segment from Deltaproteobacteria bacterium containing:
- a CDS encoding cupin domain-containing protein produces the protein MAQETKEFRHKTVEFEGPKKTWHVCNSDLMKVQVQVVKGGGENNLHTHTGEDAFWYVVSGAIRFYGEGDKVLGEYQKGEGLLVPRGFKYWFESASSETLEVLRVTAKDQNVDNKRVDLSPQKDWMIQQNTFGART
- a CDS encoding ABC transporter substrate-binding protein, whose amino-acid sequence is MASKLLRLLSAILIGAMSSSVIPARAAEAPQKIRFAYASRSNIVTPKHIAQSRGYFKAEGLEVEMIQMNPRLSATAIINGDVTYADAFTSTFRGMMQGFPIKLVMVHQKKGPYFLIARPDIKDIQQLKGKRLGVATLRGSDHLVADELMLAKGFNPAAVQPIVIGDASMRYQAMVGGIIDVVAVATPHDLMLRQKGFSTLAGPPEVGVPGAGVFTPEKFLRENSLVVRKTLRALLRAQHYILENRHETIQALLQWLPQSPEVAAHSYDYELKGLSRDGLMTDAELDALMVKLGDKKRPIDEVRDFSLARQALKELESGK